A single region of the Hyphomonas adhaerens MHS-3 genome encodes:
- a CDS encoding penicillin-binding protein 1A, translated as MTDGRYESAENRFGFKGFYLPGPRWVWIWLRRLIVLGFILGVIGIIALWLYFAALGRTVPSISKLKQYEPPITSRVHAGDGTLIAEFADQHRVFVPYESIPTHVVDAFVAAEDKNYFHHHGLDYVGILRGGINSVKNKITGKGGLQGGSTITQQVAKNMLLTRDQNLKRKAKEAIVAQRMEKEFTKGQILELYLNEIYLGGRSYGVGSAALNYFNKSLPELDLSEAAVLASLAKAPSAVNPYTNPKRLLARRNYVLGRMVEDGYITQEQADEAKAKPLTTTRRLKGPEYAAATYFVQELRRDLIKSYGEETLEQGGLSIRSTIDTRLQLAAQQALRNGLVAYDRRHGWRGPVTTIDPNDGALEALKDVKLPGGYGTWEAAMVQKVSRSGATLLLTDGATIKLPAEEVEWANTYKPQGGKAGLQVGQVILAELKRQVLNADETLAPRSEEAELDPEGNEIDEGEIEPMLVPVGNATLRQVPEVDGALIALDPHTGRILAMQGGYSFFKSSYNRVTQSKRQPGSSFKPFVYAAALEKGYTPATRMLDAPFVSFDVSTGDYWRPSNYTEGRSYGMVTLRIALEKSLNQVTARVAQDIGMEAVSDMAVRLGAYTELPPYPAMSLGSGDTYLIDLARGYAAFVNGGKKITPTLLDRVQDRRGRTLFRHDERVCEGCKAEEWTGQEPPQLAEVGEPVLDPVIAYQITHMMEGVVERGTARRARKVGKPLAAKTGTTNDYRDALTIGFSPDLVVGVRVGFDDNRSLGEGEAGGSVAGPIFTDFMEKALADQPAIPFRIPPGVRLVKIDARTGELPGPETSVIIDEAFRPGTEPGLSAFNSSDDCLSISGSCGAGSGSDSVSGFDPERDAGVVPEDPMLPQDPMQPQEQAVTGDLDGTY; from the coding sequence ATGACTGACGGCAGATACGAAAGCGCCGAAAACCGCTTCGGATTCAAAGGGTTTTACCTGCCAGGGCCACGCTGGGTGTGGATCTGGCTGCGACGCTTGATTGTGCTTGGCTTCATTCTGGGTGTGATCGGCATCATCGCCCTCTGGCTGTATTTCGCGGCATTGGGCCGGACCGTGCCCTCGATCTCCAAGCTGAAACAGTATGAGCCGCCGATTACCTCCCGCGTTCACGCCGGGGACGGCACCCTGATTGCGGAGTTTGCGGATCAGCATCGCGTTTTCGTGCCTTACGAATCGATACCGACGCATGTGGTCGATGCGTTCGTTGCCGCTGAGGACAAGAACTACTTCCACCACCATGGCCTCGATTATGTCGGGATCCTTCGCGGCGGCATCAATTCGGTGAAGAACAAGATTACCGGCAAGGGCGGCCTGCAGGGCGGTTCGACCATCACCCAGCAGGTGGCCAAGAACATGCTGCTGACGCGCGACCAGAACCTGAAGCGCAAGGCCAAGGAAGCCATCGTCGCCCAGCGCATGGAAAAGGAATTCACCAAGGGCCAGATTCTCGAACTGTACCTGAACGAGATCTATCTCGGCGGCCGGTCCTATGGCGTCGGGTCCGCGGCGCTGAACTATTTCAACAAATCCCTGCCGGAGCTGGACCTGTCCGAGGCAGCGGTTCTGGCGTCGCTGGCGAAAGCCCCGTCCGCCGTCAATCCGTACACCAACCCGAAACGCCTTCTGGCCCGCCGGAACTATGTGCTCGGCCGTATGGTCGAGGATGGGTACATCACCCAGGAGCAGGCCGACGAGGCCAAGGCCAAACCGCTGACCACCACGCGCCGCCTGAAGGGGCCGGAATACGCCGCCGCGACCTATTTCGTTCAGGAGCTGCGCCGCGACCTGATCAAGTCCTATGGCGAAGAAACGCTGGAACAAGGCGGCCTTTCGATCCGCTCAACGATCGACACACGCTTGCAGCTCGCCGCCCAGCAGGCGCTGCGCAACGGTCTGGTCGCGTATGACCGCCGCCATGGCTGGCGCGGCCCGGTCACCACGATCGATCCCAATGATGGGGCCCTTGAGGCGCTCAAGGACGTCAAACTTCCGGGCGGTTACGGCACCTGGGAAGCGGCCATGGTGCAGAAGGTTTCCCGGTCCGGCGCGACGCTGCTGCTGACCGATGGCGCGACGATCAAATTGCCGGCCGAAGAGGTCGAATGGGCCAACACCTACAAACCGCAGGGTGGCAAGGCTGGCCTGCAAGTAGGGCAGGTCATTCTGGCAGAGCTGAAGCGTCAGGTTCTCAATGCCGACGAAACGCTCGCCCCGCGGTCCGAGGAAGCAGAGCTTGACCCCGAAGGCAACGAGATCGACGAAGGTGAGATTGAGCCGATGCTGGTGCCGGTGGGCAATGCCACGCTACGCCAGGTGCCGGAGGTCGACGGCGCGCTGATCGCCCTCGATCCGCACACGGGCCGGATCCTGGCCATGCAGGGCGGATATTCCTTCTTCAAGTCGAGCTACAACCGCGTCACCCAGTCGAAGCGCCAGCCGGGGTCCAGCTTCAAGCCATTCGTTTATGCGGCCGCGCTTGAAAAAGGCTACACGCCGGCGACCCGGATGCTGGATGCGCCGTTTGTGTCGTTTGATGTCTCGACCGGCGATTACTGGCGCCCGTCCAACTACACCGAAGGCCGGTCCTATGGCATGGTCACTCTGCGGATCGCGTTGGAGAAATCCCTCAACCAGGTGACCGCGCGTGTTGCGCAGGACATCGGCATGGAAGCGGTCTCCGATATGGCCGTGCGGCTTGGGGCGTATACGGAACTTCCGCCGTACCCGGCCATGTCTCTGGGCTCGGGCGATACCTATCTGATTGATCTTGCGCGTGGCTATGCCGCTTTCGTCAATGGCGGCAAGAAGATTACACCGACCCTGTTGGATCGGGTGCAGGATCGCCGCGGCCGGACTTTGTTCCGCCATGACGAGCGTGTCTGTGAAGGCTGCAAGGCCGAGGAATGGACCGGGCAGGAGCCGCCCCAGCTGGCCGAGGTGGGCGAGCCTGTGCTCGACCCGGTGATTGCCTATCAGATCACCCACATGATGGAAGGTGTCGTTGAGCGCGGGACGGCCCGCCGGGCGCGCAAGGTCGGAAAGCCGCTGGCGGCCAAGACCGGCACAACGAACGATTACCGCGACGCGCTGACAATCGGCTTCTCGCCTGACCTCGTGGTCGGTGTGCGGGTCGGCTTCGACGACAACCGCTCGCTCGGCGAAGGTGAAGCCGGCGGATCGGTTGCCGGGCCGATCTTTACCGACTTCATGGAAAAGGCCCTGGCGGACCAGCCGGCCATTCCGTTCCGGATTCCGCCCGGCGTGCGCCTGGTGAAGATCGATGCCCGCACCGGCGAGCTACCGGGGCCGGAGACCAGCGTCATTATTGACGAGGCATTCCGTCCGGGGACTGAGCCGGGCTTGTCGGCCTTCAACAGCAGCGACGATTGCCTGTCGATCTCCGGCAGCTGCGGTGCGGGGAGTGGCTCTGACAGCGTATCCGGCTTCGATCCCGAGCGCGATGCCGGTGTCGTGCCGGAAGACCCGATGCTTCCGCAGGACCCGATGCAGCCGCAGGAGCAGGCTGTCACCGGGGATCTCGACGGCACTTACTGA
- the prfB gene encoding peptide chain release factor 2 (programmed frameshift) yields the protein MSAEIKSLIDQIRSSAALLRRRLDWDTATKRLDELTTLSEKPDFWDDPQAAQAMMRERQKLADGIETVEALEKEAEDAGELLELAEGDDAMVADIEASLTRAAARAEKAELAALLSGEADGNDAYVQINAGEGGTESQDWASILRRMYVRWAEKHGMKVEEMDEREGEEAGIKSATLQIKGESAYGWLKSEQGVHRLVRISPFDSSARRHTSFASVTVTPVIDDNIDIEIDPSDVRTDTYRASGAGGQHVNRTDSAVRLTHEPTGIVVQCQNDRSQHRNRDQAWQMLRSRLYELELQKRREVADASYAGKTDIGFGHQIRSYVLQPYQMVKDLRTEVETSDTQGVLDGDIDRFLSASLAASVAADDEE from the exons ATGTCCGCAGAAATCAAGTCGCTTATTGACCAGATCCGCTCCTCGGCCGCCCTGCTACGGAGGCGTCTT GACTGGGATACAGCCACAAAACGCCTCGATGAACTGACCACACTCTCTGAAAAGCCGGACTTCTGGGACGATCCGCAGGCCGCCCAGGCCATGATGCGTGAGCGCCAGAAGCTGGCCGACGGGATCGAAACCGTCGAAGCCCTCGAAAAAGAAGCCGAAGACGCCGGCGAGCTGCTGGAACTGGCCGAAGGCGACGACGCCATGGTGGCCGATATCGAAGCCTCGCTGACGCGCGCGGCTGCCCGGGCGGAAAAGGCGGAGCTGGCGGCGCTGCTGTCCGGCGAAGCCGACGGCAATGATGCCTATGTCCAGATCAATGCCGGCGAGGGCGGAACCGAGAGTCAGGACTGGGCCTCGATCCTCCGGCGTATGTATGTGCGCTGGGCCGAGAAGCACGGCATGAAGGTCGAGGAGATGGACGAACGCGAGGGCGAGGAAGCAGGCATCAAGTCTGCCACGCTGCAGATCAAGGGCGAGAGCGCTTATGGCTGGCTGAAGTCGGAGCAGGGCGTGCACCGTCTTGTCCGGATTTCGCCGTTCGACTCTTCGGCCCGCCGTCACACCTCGTTTGCCTCTGTTACGGTCACCCCGGTGATCGACGACAATATCGACATCGAGATCGACCCCTCCGATGTGCGCACCGACACTTACCGGGCCTCCGGCGCGGGCGGGCAGCACGTCAACCGGACCGACTCTGCCGTCCGCCTGACGCACGAGCCGACGGGGATTGTGGTCCAGTGTCAGAACGACCGGTCGCAACACCGCAACCGGGATCAGGCCTGGCAGATGCTGCGCTCGCGCCTGTATGAGCTGGAGCTTCAGAAGCGCCGCGAAGTGGCCGACGCCAGCTATGCCGGCAAGACCGATATCGGCTTCGGCCACCAGATCCGGTCCTATGTCCTGCAGCCATACCAGATGGTGAAGGACCTGCGGACCGAGGTTGAGACGTCCGACACGCAGGGCGTGCTGGATGGGGACATCGACCGCTTCCTGTCTGCATCACTGGCGGCGTCCGTGGCAGCGGACGACGAGGAATAG
- a CDS encoding outer membrane protein, with product MIAAATVAGALLAAPGHAQGFYVSGTVGAAMQSDSDNSGATSADFLTGNGGALPAGTPIASGTSVGWETEFDNGMSYSAAVGYRYSPSFRGEVQLAMSKADVDTHKNVMLGGGSIDALDAGALTGSADTLGVTVADVVADGRGDTKTTAIFVNGYYDFANDSGFTPYVGAGIGYAKTDVTFKPSGVGIIDDDDNGLAYQVMAGATYSFNERWDVFGQYTYRSVEDGKYKVDLFPANLEVENKSNLIEVGVRYKF from the coding sequence ATGATTGCCGCCGCGACTGTGGCCGGCGCGCTTCTGGCTGCCCCTGGGCATGCTCAAGGCTTCTATGTGTCAGGAACTGTGGGAGCCGCAATGCAATCCGACAGTGACAATTCCGGCGCAACCAGCGCCGACTTCCTGACGGGCAATGGCGGCGCCTTGCCTGCCGGAACCCCCATCGCCTCCGGCACGTCTGTCGGTTGGGAAACCGAATTCGACAATGGCATGTCCTACTCGGCGGCCGTCGGTTACCGCTATTCTCCGTCATTCCGCGGCGAGGTCCAGCTCGCCATGTCAAAGGCCGATGTTGATACGCACAAGAACGTGATGCTGGGCGGCGGTTCTATCGATGCGCTCGATGCGGGCGCCCTGACCGGGTCTGCCGACACGCTGGGCGTAACGGTTGCCGACGTGGTTGCCGACGGGCGCGGGGACACCAAGACCACGGCGATCTTCGTCAATGGCTATTACGATTTCGCCAACGACTCCGGCTTCACGCCTTATGTCGGTGCAGGTATCGGCTATGCGAAGACGGATGTGACGTTCAAGCCGTCCGGCGTGGGCATCATCGACGATGACGACAACGGACTGGCCTATCAGGTCATGGCCGGTGCGACTTACAGCTTCAATGAGCGCTGGGATGTCTTCGGTCAGTATACCTACCGTTCTGTTGAAGACGGCAAGTACAAGGTCGACCTGTTCCCGGCAAACCTCGAAGTCGAGAACAAGTCGAACCTGATCGAAGTGGGTGTCCGCTACAAATTCTAA
- a CDS encoding zinc-dependent alcohol dehydrogenase family protein encodes MRAMVFERPGAPLVLKNLPDPVPGAGQIRIRVRACAVCRTDLHVVDGDLKQPKLPLIPGHEIIGIVDALGPGAAGFAVGDRVGVPWLGHTCGRCVYCRRGQENLCEAAEFTGYTRDGGFAEYTVADAHYCFPIPDAYSDEAAAPLMCAGLIGYRSYRMAGDGKRLGLYGFGAAAHIIAQVAVHQGRDVYAFTKAGDEKGQDFARSLGAVWAGSSEEAPPDVLDAAIIFAPVGALVPAALKAVDKGGVVVCAGIHMSDIPSFPYADLWEERRIQSVANLTRQDGVEFLKIAPEAMVKTSTHAYPLERANEALDDLRAGRFEGAAVLRMDL; translated from the coding sequence ATGCGTGCGATGGTGTTTGAACGGCCCGGCGCGCCGCTCGTCCTGAAGAACCTGCCGGACCCGGTGCCCGGCGCGGGGCAGATCCGCATCCGGGTCAGGGCGTGCGCCGTGTGCCGGACAGATCTGCATGTGGTGGACGGAGATCTGAAACAGCCGAAGCTGCCGCTGATCCCCGGACATGAGATTATCGGGATTGTGGATGCGCTGGGGCCCGGCGCGGCGGGCTTTGCCGTGGGCGACCGGGTGGGCGTGCCCTGGCTCGGCCACACCTGCGGGCGTTGTGTCTATTGCCGGCGGGGGCAGGAGAATCTGTGCGAGGCGGCAGAGTTCACCGGCTACACCCGCGATGGCGGCTTTGCCGAGTATACGGTGGCCGATGCGCATTACTGTTTCCCGATCCCGGACGCTTATTCGGACGAGGCTGCTGCGCCGCTGATGTGTGCGGGGCTGATCGGCTATCGCTCTTACCGCATGGCGGGGGACGGCAAGCGGCTCGGCCTTTATGGCTTCGGGGCGGCGGCGCACATCATCGCGCAGGTGGCCGTGCATCAGGGGCGGGACGTTTATGCCTTCACAAAGGCGGGGGACGAGAAAGGGCAGGATTTCGCCCGCTCGCTTGGCGCCGTCTGGGCGGGCAGTAGCGAGGAGGCGCCGCCGGACGTGCTGGACGCCGCGATCATCTTCGCCCCGGTCGGCGCGCTGGTGCCCGCGGCGCTGAAAGCCGTCGACAAGGGCGGCGTGGTGGTCTGCGCCGGGATCCATATGAGCGACATTCCTTCCTTTCCGTATGCGGATTTGTGGGAGGAGCGGCGCATCCAGTCCGTCGCGAACCTCACCCGGCAGGACGGGGTGGAGTTCCTGAAGATCGCCCCGGAGGCGATGGTGAAGACCTCGACGCATGCCTATCCGCTGGAGCGCGCGAATGAGGCGCTGGACGATCTGCGCGCCGGGCGTTTCGAGGGCGCCGCGGTGCTGCGGATGGATCTCTAA
- a CDS encoding PhoH family protein, which produces MGKRNAAKRMKTASEVDTSTWFEETGRVRGPRLQAIDGGRSWHPDDADQKKYKRAATAPEGDRAQRYQKNVKPRSENQARLMEAMDEYALVAALGPAGTGKTYLAICKAVEALQKGKVSRIILSRPAVEAGEQIGFLPGAMEDKLAPYLRPLYDALSDRLSPGQLKHMLAEGVIEIAPIGFMRGRTLNNAFIVIDEAQNCTYTQLKMLLTRLGWHSTMVITGDPAQSDLLPEFSGLAKAGERLEKLEGAAVVTLEGQDVVRHPLVADMLNVL; this is translated from the coding sequence ATGGGAAAACGCAACGCAGCCAAGCGTATGAAAACCGCTTCGGAAGTGGATACCTCCACCTGGTTTGAAGAAACCGGCCGCGTGAGGGGGCCCAGGCTGCAAGCCATAGATGGAGGCCGGTCCTGGCATCCCGACGATGCGGACCAGAAAAAATACAAGCGCGCCGCCACCGCCCCGGAAGGCGACCGGGCCCAGCGCTACCAGAAAAATGTGAAACCCCGCTCCGAGAATCAGGCCCGCCTGATGGAAGCGATGGACGAATACGCCCTCGTCGCCGCGCTCGGCCCGGCAGGCACCGGCAAGACCTATCTCGCCATCTGCAAGGCGGTCGAAGCCCTGCAGAAGGGCAAGGTCTCACGCATCATTCTCTCCCGCCCGGCCGTTGAGGCCGGCGAGCAGATCGGCTTCCTGCCCGGCGCCATGGAGGACAAGCTCGCGCCCTATCTGCGCCCGCTTTACGACGCCCTGTCGGACCGGCTCTCGCCCGGGCAATTGAAACACATGCTGGCCGAAGGCGTGATCGAGATCGCGCCCATCGGCTTTATGAGGGGACGCACGCTCAACAATGCCTTCATCGTGATCGACGAGGCGCAGAACTGTACCTACACCCAGCTGAAAATGCTGCTGACGCGGCTCGGCTGGCACTCCACCATGGTGATCACCGGCGACCCGGCCCAGTCGGACCTGCTGCCGGAATTCTCCGGCCTCGCCAAAGCGGGCGAGCGGCTGGAGAAGCTGGAAGGCGCCGCCGTGGTGACGCTCGAAGGCCAGGACGTCGTCCGCCACCCGCTCGTCGCCGACATGCTGAACGTCCTCTGA
- a CDS encoding gamma carbonic anhydrase family protein, protein MAIFEMDGNRPDLPESGNYWVAETAQVMGNIILKENASVWYGSVLRGDNDPITIGENSNIQDNCVLHTDVGMPLTIGRDVTVGHMVMLHGCTIGEETLIGIGSIVLNGAKIGRNCIIGANSLIPEGKEIPDNSLVMGAPGKVVKQVSDHQIQVIKMSAVHYVENWKRHKAGLKRID, encoded by the coding sequence ATGGCAATTTTCGAGATGGATGGAAATCGACCGGACCTGCCTGAAAGTGGCAATTACTGGGTCGCCGAAACGGCCCAGGTCATGGGCAATATCATCCTCAAGGAAAACGCGTCTGTCTGGTACGGCTCGGTCCTGCGGGGGGACAATGACCCGATCACGATCGGCGAGAACTCAAACATTCAGGACAATTGCGTTCTGCACACGGATGTTGGCATGCCGTTGACCATCGGCCGCGACGTGACCGTGGGGCATATGGTGATGCTGCATGGCTGCACGATCGGCGAGGAAACGCTGATCGGGATCGGCTCGATCGTCCTGAATGGCGCCAAGATCGGCCGGAACTGCATCATCGGGGCAAATTCCCTTATCCCCGAGGGGAAGGAAATTCCCGATAATTCACTGGTGATGGGGGCACCGGGCAAGGTGGTGAAGCAGGTCTCCGACCACCAGATCCAGGTCATCAAGATGTCGGCGGTGCACTATGTGGAAAACTGGAAACGCCACAAGGCGGGCCTGAAACGGATCGACTGA
- a CDS encoding PilZ domain-containing protein, which yields MTFSTSQVLMASETPEEYFDRRRHKRVDLCLPGRFLTHVGNDASLSTINLSCSGALVQSATLPDPGAELVCYFDDLGRVVATVVRHTGEGFALSFNVASHKREKIADRLTWLLNKDMLNLSEERDAPRYAADVPAQVLRRSGQILPCRVLDISLTGANFECQGCALPKLGEIVSAGSIPAEVVRTGQGGFAVRYLQQDERDAL from the coding sequence ATGACCTTCTCTACTTCTCAGGTTCTGATGGCATCAGAAACGCCGGAAGAGTATTTCGATCGCCGCCGCCATAAACGGGTGGATCTGTGTCTTCCGGGCCGGTTCCTCACTCATGTCGGTAACGATGCGTCGCTCTCGACGATCAATCTTTCCTGTTCAGGGGCACTGGTCCAGTCTGCGACCCTGCCGGACCCGGGCGCGGAACTCGTCTGCTATTTCGATGACCTGGGACGCGTGGTCGCCACCGTCGTGCGCCACACCGGCGAAGGCTTCGCCCTGTCGTTCAATGTCGCCTCGCACAAGCGCGAGAAGATTGCCGACCGGCTGACCTGGCTGCTCAACAAGGACATGCTGAACCTGTCCGAAGAACGTGACGCCCCGCGCTATGCGGCCGATGTGCCGGCGCAGGTCCTGCGCCGCAGCGGCCAGATCCTCCCCTGCCGCGTGCTCGACATTTCCCTGACCGGTGCCAATTTCGAATGCCAGGGCTGCGCCTTGCCGAAGCTTGGCGAGATTGTCAGCGCAGGCTCCATTCCGGCCGAAGTCGTCCGCACGGGCCAGGGCGGGTTTGCCGTGCGTTACCTCCAGCAGGACGAACGCGACGCACTCTAA
- a CDS encoding choline dehydrogenase: MERYDYVIVGAGSAGCTLANRLSADPAVKVCLIEAGKKDKSLMVRMPAGVGSLIKEENDFNWGFWTEPQKHMNGRKLYWPRGRGWGGSSSINGMIYIRGHAGDYDQWGQMGLKGWDYASVLPYFKKSETLDKGENAFHGGSGPLNVSSAPMSSPLYRAFIQAGEQAGYATTDDFNGAQQEGFGPYQRTIHKGERWSASYAYLRPIVGVRDNLTVISTGRVTRVLFDGKRATGVEVVEGKGGLPQSIFADGEVIVCAGAVQSPQILMLSGIGNAEHLDRFGIKSVVDSKGVGQNLQDHLDVTVIHEMTQPISAYSMQKGLKKLGVGLRYLMNQTGPGADNFLQAGAFLKSRPGLEMPDLQLHLVNAIMMDHGKHDPQKDGYTVHACQLRPESRGTVCLASDDPFANPAIDPNHLATEEDRRAMREAVKMVREVCQQEALKPFTGSEIMPGPGATSDDDIDSFIRRTGETIYHPVGTVAMGVSDAQPLDGELRVKGVEGLRVIDASVMPTLIGGNTNAPTIMIAEKAADMILKKPALAKQEPSELAGA; encoded by the coding sequence ATGGAACGCTATGATTACGTAATCGTTGGTGCAGGAAGCGCCGGATGTACCCTCGCCAACCGGCTGTCGGCCGATCCGGCGGTGAAAGTATGTCTGATCGAGGCGGGCAAGAAAGACAAATCGCTGATGGTGCGCATGCCGGCGGGCGTCGGATCTCTCATCAAGGAAGAGAATGATTTCAACTGGGGGTTTTGGACCGAGCCTCAAAAACACATGAATGGACGCAAGCTCTACTGGCCGCGTGGCCGGGGCTGGGGCGGCTCCTCCTCGATCAATGGCATGATCTATATCCGCGGGCATGCCGGTGATTACGACCAATGGGGCCAGATGGGCCTGAAGGGCTGGGACTATGCGAGCGTCCTGCCGTATTTCAAAAAGTCCGAAACCCTGGACAAGGGCGAGAACGCTTTCCATGGCGGCAGCGGTCCGCTGAACGTGTCGTCCGCGCCGATGTCCAGCCCGCTCTACCGCGCCTTCATCCAGGCCGGGGAACAGGCAGGCTACGCCACGACCGACGATTTCAACGGCGCCCAGCAGGAAGGTTTCGGCCCTTACCAGCGCACCATTCACAAGGGCGAACGCTGGAGCGCATCTTATGCTTACCTCCGCCCGATCGTGGGCGTGCGGGACAATCTGACGGTGATTTCAACCGGCCGGGTCACCCGCGTCCTGTTCGACGGAAAACGCGCCACCGGTGTGGAAGTGGTGGAAGGCAAGGGCGGCCTGCCGCAATCCATTTTCGCGGATGGCGAAGTGATCGTGTGCGCCGGTGCCGTCCAGTCTCCGCAAATCCTGATGCTGTCGGGTATCGGCAATGCCGAACACCTGGACCGGTTCGGAATCAAGTCCGTGGTCGATTCCAAAGGTGTCGGCCAGAACCTGCAGGACCATCTCGACGTGACGGTCATCCATGAGATGACGCAGCCGATCTCCGCCTATTCCATGCAGAAGGGCCTGAAGAAGCTGGGCGTCGGCCTGCGTTACCTGATGAACCAGACCGGACCGGGCGCCGATAATTTCTTGCAGGCAGGGGCGTTCCTGAAATCCCGCCCCGGCCTTGAGATGCCGGACCTGCAGCTGCACCTCGTCAACGCGATCATGATGGATCACGGCAAGCACGACCCGCAGAAGGATGGCTATACCGTCCATGCCTGCCAGCTGCGCCCGGAAAGCCGGGGCACGGTGTGCCTGGCGTCAGACGATCCGTTCGCCAATCCGGCGATCGACCCGAACCATCTGGCCACGGAAGAAGACCGCCGCGCCATGCGCGAAGCAGTGAAGATGGTGCGGGAAGTCTGCCAGCAGGAAGCCCTGAAACCCTTCACCGGATCGGAAATCATGCCCGGCCCGGGGGCGACGTCGGACGACGACATCGACTCCTTCATCCGCCGCACGGGCGAGACGATCTATCACCCGGTCGGCACGGTTGCGATGGGCGTCAGCGATGCCCAGCCGCTGGATGGCGAATTGCGGGTGAAGGGCGTGGAAGGCCTGCGCGTGATCGATGCGTCGGTCATGCCGACCCTGATTGGCGGCAACACCAATGCGCCGACGATCATGATCGCCGAAAAAGCCGCTGACATGATCCTGAAAAAGCCGGCTCTGGCGAAGCAGGAACCGTCGGAACTGGCGGGCGCATAG